In one Dermochelys coriacea isolate rDerCor1 chromosome 20, rDerCor1.pri.v4, whole genome shotgun sequence genomic region, the following are encoded:
- the LOC119846039 gene encoding LOW QUALITY PROTEIN: 40S ribosomal protein S8-like (The sequence of the model RefSeq protein was modified relative to this genomic sequence to represent the inferred CDS: inserted 1 base in 1 codon), which produces MATVSQYSLEVGNFSWGSECCTHKTRIIDVVYNASNNELVRTKTLVKNCIVLIDSIXMPQWYEAHYALPLRRKKGAKLTPEEEEILNKKCSKKIQKKYDERKKKAKFSSILEEQFQQEKLLACLASRPGQCGRADGYILDSKALEFYQRKIKAWKGK; this is translated from the exons ATGGCCACAGTCTCTCAGTATTCCCTGGAGGTTGGCAACTTCTCTTGGGGCTCTGAATGCTGCACCCACAAGACCAGAATCATTGATGTGGTCTACAATGCTTCCAACAATGAGCTGGTGCGGACAAAGACCCTGGTGAAGAACTGCATCGTTCTCATTGACAGCA TCATGCCACAGTGGTATGAAGCCCACTATGCCTTGCCCCTCAGACGCAAGAAGGGTGCTAAACTGACTCCTGAAGAGGAAGAAATCTTAAACAAGAAGTGTTCAAAGAAGATCCAGAAGAAATATGACGAGCGGAAGAAGAAAGCCAAGTTCAGCAGCATCCTGGAGGAGCAATTCCAGCAGGAAAAGCTGCTTGCTTGCCTCGCCTCCAGACCTGGACAGTGTGGCCGAGCAGACGGTTATATTCTGGACAGCAAGGCACTAGAATTCTATCAAAGGAAGATAAAGGCCTGGAAAGGAAAATGA